A genomic region of Kribbella sp. NBC_00382 contains the following coding sequences:
- a CDS encoding PaaI family thioesterase has translation MTTMRIAPRFRGPAKSGNGGYVAGLVGTALAAVAAPDTAPRVRLLVPPPMDTDLSLLVESGSATLAGTAPVAEGVAVSADTLADATVDPVSPDEAAAAETKYKGLVDHPFPGCFVCGPENREGLQLKPGPVGDGRTACTWHPAADLASTDRLVDPVYLWSALDCPGGWAIDLEGRPSVLGQMTARIDARPRPGEPCVVMGRVLAEDGRKTHTASTLYDSDGRVLARARHTWILVDPALFN, from the coding sequence ATGACCACGATGCGGATCGCGCCGCGCTTTCGGGGGCCGGCTAAGTCAGGCAACGGGGGCTATGTCGCAGGTTTGGTCGGTACTGCGCTGGCTGCGGTGGCCGCCCCGGACACGGCGCCCCGGGTGCGTCTGCTGGTGCCTCCGCCGATGGATACCGACCTCTCCCTGCTGGTGGAGTCCGGTAGCGCCACCCTGGCCGGTACCGCCCCAGTCGCCGAGGGTGTCGCGGTCAGTGCGGACACCTTGGCCGACGCGACGGTCGACCCGGTCAGCCCGGACGAGGCCGCGGCGGCGGAGACGAAGTACAAGGGGCTGGTAGACCATCCGTTCCCTGGCTGCTTCGTCTGCGGCCCGGAGAACCGTGAGGGGCTGCAGCTGAAGCCGGGGCCGGTAGGCGACGGCCGGACGGCCTGTACCTGGCATCCCGCAGCTGACCTGGCCAGTACCGACCGCCTGGTCGACCCGGTCTACCTCTGGTCGGCACTCGACTGCCCTGGCGGCTGGGCGATCGACCTGGAGGGTCGTCCGTCGGTACTGGGTCAGATGACCGCCCGCATCGACGCCCGCCCTCGACCGGGCGAGCCCTGCGTCGTGATGGGCCGGGTGCTCGCGGAGGACGGCCGCAAGACCCACACCGCCAGCACCCTGTACGACTCCGACGGCCGCGTACTCGCCCGTGCCCGCCACACCTGGATCCTGGTCGACCCGGCTCTGTTCAACTGA
- a CDS encoding CGNR zinc finger domain-containing protein gives MSALPSHLELVQGIVLPKPVGADPVLDFLNTRSDFAGRGPAASEWLTSYEAFVIWNGYVGLLSDASVFRLIEQASLKPTDATRRLDAVREFRADLYDVLTDETASGSFEAVGRAVGRASARRHLSAVPAEGLGVRASWELPEDLGLPLDQLALLASELLTGASRDHIHLCPGDNCGWLFLDPRGRRRWCSMATCGNRAKVRAHAARTR, from the coding sequence GTGTCCGCGCTGCCTTCTCATCTCGAGCTGGTCCAAGGGATCGTGCTGCCGAAACCGGTCGGCGCCGACCCGGTACTGGACTTCCTGAACACCCGATCCGACTTCGCCGGCCGCGGCCCGGCCGCGAGCGAGTGGCTCACCTCGTACGAGGCGTTCGTGATCTGGAACGGGTATGTCGGGCTGCTGTCCGACGCGAGTGTGTTCCGGCTGATCGAGCAGGCCTCGCTCAAGCCGACGGACGCGACCCGACGGCTGGACGCAGTACGCGAGTTCAGGGCGGACCTGTACGACGTACTGACGGACGAGACGGCATCCGGGTCGTTCGAGGCGGTTGGCCGGGCGGTGGGGCGTGCCAGCGCGCGACGGCACTTGAGCGCAGTACCGGCTGAAGGGCTAGGGGTGCGGGCGTCGTGGGAGTTGCCGGAGGACCTGGGGCTCCCGTTGGATCAGCTGGCGCTGCTTGCGTCGGAGCTGCTCACTGGGGCATCCAGGGATCACATCCACCTGTGCCCGGGCGACAACTGCGGCTGGCTGTTCCTGGATCCGCGGGGACGCCGCCGGTGGTGCTCGATGGCCACCTGTGGGAACCGGGCCAAGGTCAGGGCGCACGCGGCTCGAACCCGTTAG
- a CDS encoding TetR/AcrR family transcriptional regulator: MELKTGETRRDRQRAATVAEIKAAARKLLVEGGASAVGLRAVARELGLSAPALYRYFGSHEDLISALIADLYDELTDALITLRDGDPDSDLGDKLFLIAGGLRDWALAHPAEFGLLFGAPVPNPDADDHELTPGHLAAMRFAAVFKELVAQIYHQQPFPHPSEDALGPELLAQLRQKSEFFDGMPAGAVYLSLTYWTRLYGLICMEVFGQLHWAFQDAGAYFQAQLFEIGEALGLDCPPPE; this comes from the coding sequence GTGGAGCTCAAGACGGGGGAGACCCGACGCGACCGGCAACGGGCCGCGACGGTCGCCGAGATCAAGGCCGCGGCGCGCAAGCTGCTCGTCGAGGGCGGCGCGTCCGCCGTCGGCCTGCGGGCGGTCGCGCGCGAGCTCGGCCTCAGCGCCCCCGCCCTCTACCGGTACTTCGGCAGCCACGAGGACCTGATCTCCGCCCTGATCGCCGACCTGTACGACGAACTGACCGACGCGCTGATCACGTTGCGGGACGGCGATCCGGACTCTGATCTCGGCGACAAGCTGTTCCTGATCGCCGGCGGACTCCGGGACTGGGCGCTCGCGCATCCGGCCGAGTTCGGGCTGCTCTTCGGGGCGCCGGTGCCGAACCCGGACGCCGACGATCACGAGCTGACGCCCGGTCACCTGGCGGCGATGCGGTTCGCCGCGGTCTTCAAGGAGCTGGTGGCCCAGATCTACCACCAGCAGCCGTTCCCGCACCCGTCCGAGGACGCGCTCGGCCCGGAGCTGCTGGCGCAGCTACGGCAGAAGTCGGAGTTCTTCGACGGGATGCCGGCGGGAGCCGTCTACTTGTCGCTGACCTACTGGACGCGGCTCTACGGGCTGATCTGCATGGAGGTCTTCGGGCAGCTGCACTGGGCGTTCCAGGACGCCGGCGCGTACTTCCAGGCCCAGCTCTTCGAGATCGGCGAGGCCCTCGGGCTCGACTGCCCACCCCCAGAATAA
- a CDS encoding MMPL family transporter: protein MFETLGRFTYRRRRLVLALTGLFVVAAIAWGTGVFGSLANGGFEAPDTQAARAVKTIEQTVGRTGTDVIVLYRSDSQSVSSPAFRQTVESHLAQLPASEVLSTKTFWSTKSPAFVSKDQHSTYAVLTLAGADPEARLATFHKIAAQVRTSPAGLDVKVGGEVAVFDEVNTQTEHDIVQAESISLPIVLILLVVVFGGLVAASLPLFVGGLAILGAFVVLRALTTFTDVSVFSINIVTMIGLGLAIDYALFIITRFREQLALGNDVETALSVTMSTAGRTVAFSGVTVGVAISSLVLFPVMFLRSMAYGGAAAVLVAMIAALTALPALLAVLGHRVNNLRLPFLKRGGGLGSSEHGAWYRLAHSVMRRPIRYVVVLVPLLLVLGIPFLQAQLGGVDHRALPAGANSRTVTEVLQSDFAGAGGSDVLIAARTTSPDALTPYLAELRRVKDVADVRLGGYRDGVASVVVHTHYTSQELPARDVVAGVRGVQPPAGVSVETGGDTAALVDLLHVLRERAPWMAGFIVLVTFVLLFIAFGSVVLPAKALLMNVLSLSASFGAMVWIFQDGNLSGFLDFTPAGFLDATNPVLLFAVLFGLSMDYEVFLLSRIREEYDRTGDNSQAVALGLQRTGGIITSAALLLIIVVGAFATSGIVFVKMIGVGLVIAIAIDATVVRALLVPATMRLLGRANWWAPAPLARWWKRYGFRETGSGVEEPTEERELTRA from the coding sequence GTGTTCGAGACACTCGGCAGGTTCACCTATCGGCGCCGCCGCCTGGTGCTGGCACTGACCGGCCTCTTCGTGGTCGCCGCGATCGCCTGGGGCACGGGCGTCTTCGGCTCGCTGGCGAACGGCGGTTTCGAGGCGCCGGACACGCAGGCCGCGCGGGCGGTGAAGACGATCGAGCAGACCGTCGGCCGGACCGGTACCGACGTGATCGTGCTCTACCGCAGCGACTCGCAGTCCGTCTCGTCGCCGGCCTTCCGGCAGACCGTCGAGAGCCACCTCGCCCAACTGCCCGCCAGCGAGGTGCTCAGCACCAAGACTTTCTGGTCCACCAAGTCGCCCGCGTTCGTGTCGAAGGACCAGCACTCGACGTACGCCGTCCTGACCCTGGCCGGCGCCGATCCCGAGGCGCGGCTGGCCACCTTCCACAAGATCGCCGCGCAGGTCCGGACCTCGCCGGCCGGTCTCGACGTGAAGGTCGGCGGCGAAGTGGCCGTGTTCGACGAGGTGAACACACAGACCGAGCACGACATCGTCCAGGCCGAGTCGATCTCGCTGCCGATCGTGCTGATCCTGCTGGTGGTGGTCTTCGGCGGCCTGGTCGCGGCCAGCCTGCCCCTGTTCGTCGGGGGTCTGGCGATCCTCGGCGCCTTCGTCGTCCTGCGCGCGCTGACCACGTTCACCGATGTCTCGGTCTTCTCGATCAACATCGTGACGATGATCGGGCTCGGCCTGGCGATCGACTACGCGCTGTTCATCATCACCCGGTTCCGCGAACAGCTTGCCCTCGGCAACGATGTCGAGACGGCCCTGTCGGTGACGATGAGCACGGCCGGCCGCACGGTCGCCTTCTCCGGCGTCACCGTGGGGGTGGCGATCTCCAGCCTGGTGCTGTTCCCGGTGATGTTCCTGCGCTCGATGGCGTACGGCGGCGCTGCCGCGGTCCTGGTCGCGATGATCGCGGCGCTGACCGCTCTGCCTGCCCTGCTGGCCGTGTTGGGCCATCGGGTGAACAACCTGCGACTCCCGTTCCTGAAGCGCGGCGGCGGGCTCGGATCCAGCGAGCACGGCGCCTGGTACCGGCTTGCCCACAGCGTCATGCGCCGCCCGATCCGGTACGTCGTAGTCCTGGTGCCGCTCCTGCTCGTCCTCGGGATCCCTTTCCTGCAAGCACAATTGGGCGGGGTTGATCACCGTGCGCTGCCCGCCGGGGCGAACAGCCGGACTGTCACCGAGGTGCTGCAGAGCGACTTCGCCGGCGCGGGCGGTTCCGACGTACTGATTGCTGCCCGGACCACGTCGCCGGATGCGTTGACGCCTTATCTCGCTGAGCTTCGGCGGGTGAAGGACGTCGCCGATGTGCGGCTGGGTGGCTATCGTGACGGCGTCGCGTCCGTTGTCGTGCACACGCACTACACGTCGCAGGAGCTTCCTGCCCGGGACGTGGTCGCCGGGGTGCGAGGAGTGCAGCCGCCCGCTGGGGTCTCGGTCGAAACCGGTGGCGATACCGCTGCGCTGGTCGACCTGTTGCATGTACTGCGGGAGCGGGCGCCGTGGATGGCCGGGTTCATCGTGCTGGTGACGTTCGTGCTGCTGTTCATCGCGTTCGGCTCGGTCGTACTGCCGGCCAAGGCGTTGCTGATGAACGTGCTGTCGTTGTCGGCATCGTTCGGCGCGATGGTGTGGATCTTCCAGGACGGCAACCTGTCCGGCTTCCTCGACTTCACCCCGGCCGGCTTCCTCGACGCGACCAACCCGGTACTGCTGTTCGCCGTCCTGTTCGGGTTGTCGATGGACTACGAGGTGTTCCTGCTGAGCCGGATCCGGGAGGAGTACGACCGGACCGGCGACAACAGCCAGGCCGTCGCCCTCGGCCTGCAACGTACCGGCGGCATCATCACCAGCGCCGCGTTGCTGCTGATCATCGTGGTCGGCGCGTTCGCCACCTCGGGCATCGTGTTCGTCAAGATGATCGGGGTCGGCCTGGTGATCGCAATCGCCATCGACGCGACCGTCGTACGGGCTCTGCTCGTCCCGGCGACCATGCGACTCCTAGGCCGAGCCAACTGGTGGGCCCCGGCGCCACTGGCCCGCTGGTGGAAACGGTACGGCTTCCGGGAGACCGGATCTGGTGTGGAGGAACCTACTGAGGAGCGGGAGCTGACGCGGGCTTAG
- the pdxH gene encoding pyridoxamine 5'-phosphate oxidase — protein sequence MDLGDMRETYGLGELLEEQVDADPVKQFGHWLAQAADAGLHEPNAMVLATADADGKPSARTVLLKGLDERGLVFYTNQQSRKADDLAANPACALVFPWHAMERQVRVEGTATKLPSDEVDAYFASRPRGSQLGAWASQQSQPVDSREELDLQYESYERQWPEGTEISTPYFWGGYRIEPATFEFWQGRTGRLHDRLQYKRSGATWQLQRLQP from the coding sequence GTGGACCTTGGAGACATGCGCGAGACGTACGGCCTCGGCGAGCTGCTCGAAGAGCAGGTGGACGCCGACCCGGTGAAGCAGTTCGGCCACTGGCTGGCCCAGGCTGCCGACGCAGGCCTGCACGAGCCGAACGCAATGGTTCTGGCGACCGCCGACGCCGACGGCAAACCATCAGCCAGGACCGTCCTGCTGAAGGGCCTAGACGAGCGCGGCCTCGTCTTCTACACCAACCAGCAGTCCCGCAAGGCCGATGACCTAGCGGCCAACCCCGCCTGCGCCCTCGTCTTCCCCTGGCACGCAATGGAACGCCAGGTCCGCGTCGAGGGCACCGCCACCAAGCTCCCATCGGACGAGGTCGACGCGTACTTCGCCAGCCGCCCCCGCGGCTCCCAACTAGGCGCCTGGGCCTCCCAGCAAAGCCAGCCGGTCGACTCCCGCGAGGAACTAGACCTCCAGTACGAGTCCTACGAACGCCAGTGGCCCGAGGGCACCGAGATCTCCACCCCGTACTTCTGGGGCGGCTACCGCATCGAGCCCGCGACCTTCGAGTTCTGGCAAGGCCGCACCGGCCGCCTCCACGACCGCCTGCAGTACAAGCGGTCGGGAGCCACCTGGCAACTCCAGCGCCTGCAGCCCTAA
- a CDS encoding citrate synthase 2 produces MSDPKVDVQHGLEGVVAFDTQIAEPDKEGSALRYRGVDIEDLVGRVPFENVWGLLVDGAFTPGLPPAEPFPLPVHTGDVRVDVQSALAMLAPAWGLRQLYDIDEVQARDDLSRAAVMALSYVAQAARGIGQPMVPQREVDKASTITERFMIRWRGEPDPKHVKAVDAYWTSAAEHGMNASTFTARVIASTGADVAAALSGAVGAMSGPLHGGAPARVLTMIEGVEKSGDARSYVKGLLDAGERLMGFGHRVYRAEDPRARVLRRTAQELDAPRYEVAQALEQAALTELRERRPDRVLETNVEFWAAIVLDFAEVPPPMFTSMFTCARTAGWSAHVLEQKRTGRLIRPSAIYSGPSSRPATEIEGWNEKWAQ; encoded by the coding sequence ATGTCAGATCCAAAGGTCGACGTTCAGCACGGTCTCGAGGGTGTGGTCGCCTTCGACACCCAGATCGCGGAACCGGACAAGGAAGGTTCGGCACTTCGCTACCGCGGCGTGGACATCGAGGATCTGGTCGGCCGGGTGCCGTTCGAGAACGTCTGGGGACTGCTGGTCGACGGTGCCTTCACCCCTGGCCTGCCGCCTGCCGAGCCCTTCCCGCTCCCCGTGCACACTGGTGATGTCCGGGTCGACGTCCAGTCCGCGCTGGCGATGCTGGCACCGGCCTGGGGCCTGCGTCAGCTCTACGACATCGACGAGGTCCAGGCGCGCGACGACCTGTCCCGGGCCGCGGTGATGGCGCTGTCGTACGTCGCCCAGGCCGCTCGTGGCATCGGGCAACCGATGGTCCCGCAGCGCGAGGTGGACAAGGCGAGCACGATCACCGAGCGGTTCATGATCCGCTGGCGCGGCGAGCCCGACCCCAAGCACGTCAAGGCAGTCGACGCGTACTGGACCTCCGCCGCCGAGCACGGCATGAACGCCTCCACCTTCACCGCCCGGGTGATCGCCTCCACCGGCGCTGACGTGGCCGCGGCCCTGTCGGGTGCTGTCGGCGCGATGTCCGGCCCGCTGCACGGTGGAGCGCCTGCTCGCGTACTGACGATGATCGAGGGCGTCGAGAAGAGTGGCGACGCCCGCTCGTACGTGAAGGGGCTACTGGACGCCGGCGAGCGCCTGATGGGCTTCGGCCACCGCGTGTACCGGGCCGAGGACCCCCGCGCGCGGGTGCTTCGCCGTACGGCGCAGGAGCTGGACGCACCCCGCTACGAGGTCGCCCAGGCGCTGGAGCAGGCCGCACTGACCGAGCTGCGCGAGCGCCGGCCCGACCGGGTGCTGGAGACCAACGTCGAGTTCTGGGCCGCGATCGTGCTCGACTTCGCCGAGGTCCCGCCGCCCATGTTCACCTCCATGTTCACCTGCGCCCGTACTGCGGGCTGGAGCGCCCACGTCCTGGAGCAGAAGCGCACCGGCCGCCTGATCCGCCCCTCCGCCATCTACTCCGGCCCGTCCTCCCGCCCCGCGACGGAGATCGAGGGCTGGAACGAGAAGTGGGCCCAGTAG
- a CDS encoding AraC family transcriptional regulator has translation MTHRPVLAAPVDLELHSPPTFWRCEPSWSWVSPPQQDHLLWCVLDGIGRLELNGSTRELGPGVCAVFAPGDAPTASHDPRRRLLVFGMHFAVDPQGVVPATRWAEVPDRVLLGALARSSDTAYRRGDPLGRRQAVLCLEQLLTLIWDAAHSPQPSATDTAIQEVAQAIREDPSRDWSVTEMAAQAVLSRAQFTRRFTAQHGTSPAQYLIQARVERAHQLLTETAMTVTQVAAALGYTDVAYFSRQYKFRTGISPSQTR, from the coding sequence TTGACGCATCGGCCCGTCCTCGCCGCCCCGGTCGACCTCGAGCTGCACTCGCCGCCCACCTTCTGGCGATGCGAGCCGTCCTGGTCCTGGGTGTCACCCCCGCAACAGGATCACCTGCTGTGGTGCGTGCTCGACGGCATCGGCCGGCTGGAGCTCAACGGCAGCACCCGCGAGCTGGGGCCGGGCGTTTGCGCCGTGTTCGCCCCAGGGGATGCGCCCACGGCCAGCCACGATCCGCGGCGGCGGTTGCTGGTGTTCGGGATGCATTTCGCCGTGGACCCACAGGGCGTAGTACCGGCGACGCGGTGGGCTGAGGTGCCGGACCGAGTGCTGCTCGGTGCGCTCGCTCGGAGCTCGGACACGGCGTACCGGCGGGGTGACCCACTAGGTCGACGGCAGGCCGTCCTGTGCCTGGAGCAACTGCTCACGCTCATCTGGGACGCCGCCCACAGCCCTCAACCGAGCGCGACCGACACCGCGATACAAGAGGTCGCCCAGGCGATCAGGGAAGACCCGAGTCGGGACTGGAGCGTGACCGAGATGGCCGCCCAGGCAGTGCTCTCCAGGGCCCAGTTCACCCGGAGATTCACCGCCCAGCACGGCACCTCACCAGCGCAGTACCTGATCCAGGCAAGGGTGGAGCGAGCGCACCAGCTCCTGACAGAGACCGCCATGACGGTCACCCAGGTCGCTGCCGCGCTCGGCTACACCGACGTCGCTTACTTCAGCCGCCAGTACAAGTTCCGTACCGGTATCTCACCGAGCCAGACGCGCTAG
- a CDS encoding phytanoyl-CoA dioxygenase family protein: protein MSVSYKQEFDTAGYTLVRGLFGPDEVERLRDHYMELRGRGSYPGDTVGVQAGSRDPLRRYPRMAQMHRWDELSLQWLIDQRLDEVMTGLLGRSPYAVQTMIYFKPPGSRGQALHQDNFYLKAEPGTCVAAWMALDTVDVENGCLEVVPGSHRWPILCTEKADTKVSFTDVTVPLPAQEAAVPVEMAPGDVLFFHGALVHGSAPNVSTDRFRRALIGHYIQGEADQVAEYYHPALRMDGSPLELGIAEGGGACGEWVPGEDGPVAVMTGKEKVTRKHE from the coding sequence GTGAGCGTTTCGTACAAGCAGGAGTTCGACACCGCCGGGTACACGCTGGTCCGTGGGTTGTTCGGGCCCGACGAGGTGGAGCGGCTGCGGGACCACTACATGGAGTTGCGCGGGCGGGGGTCCTACCCGGGCGACACGGTCGGTGTGCAGGCCGGTAGCCGGGATCCGTTGCGGCGGTACCCGCGGATGGCGCAGATGCACCGGTGGGATGAGTTGTCGCTGCAGTGGCTGATCGACCAGCGGCTGGACGAGGTGATGACGGGGTTGCTCGGGCGGTCGCCCTACGCAGTACAGACGATGATCTACTTCAAGCCGCCGGGCTCGCGGGGGCAGGCGTTGCACCAGGACAACTTCTATCTGAAGGCCGAGCCAGGGACGTGCGTGGCCGCCTGGATGGCGCTCGACACGGTCGATGTGGAGAACGGGTGCCTGGAGGTCGTACCGGGCAGCCACCGTTGGCCCATCCTCTGCACCGAGAAGGCCGACACCAAGGTGAGCTTCACGGACGTCACTGTCCCGCTGCCGGCGCAGGAGGCCGCGGTACCGGTCGAGATGGCTCCTGGTGACGTGCTGTTCTTCCACGGCGCTCTGGTCCACGGGAGTGCGCCTAACGTCAGTACTGACCGCTTCCGGCGCGCACTGATCGGCCACTACATCCAGGGCGAGGCCGACCAGGTCGCGGAGTACTACCACCCGGCGCTGCGGATGGACGGTTCGCCGCTGGAGCTGGGGATCGCCGAGGGCGGTGGCGCCTGCGGTGAGTGGGTGCCGGGCGAGGACGGACCGGTCGCCGTGATGACCGGGAAGGAAAAGGTCACCCGCAAGCACGAGTAG
- the serC gene encoding phosphoserine transaminase gives MTSDITIPAELKPVDGRFGAGPSKVRPEAVAALATEGAKLLGTSHRQAPVKNLVARVQQGVSDLFQLPEGYQVVLGNGGSTAFWDIATFGLIREKSQHLSFGEFSSKFAKAAQLAPHLGDPTVIKADPGTRPAAVAEAGVDLYAWPHNETSTGVMAPIKRVEGADEGALVAIDATSGAGGLPVDINEVDVYYFAPQKCFASDGGLWIALMSPAALARVEEITASGRWIPAFLDLATAVDNSSKNQTYNTPSLSTLFLMAEQTDWINSQGGLEWSVGRTTDSSNRLYTWAEKSDYATPYVEDADARSLVIGTIDLDDSIDAAAVAKVLRANGIVDTEPYRKLGRNQLRVAMFPAVDPDDVEKLTQAIDYTVEKLR, from the coding sequence GTGACCAGCGACATCACTATCCCCGCAGAGCTCAAGCCCGTTGACGGACGGTTCGGCGCCGGTCCGTCCAAGGTGCGCCCGGAGGCCGTCGCGGCCCTGGCGACCGAAGGGGCCAAGCTGCTCGGCACCTCGCACCGCCAGGCCCCGGTGAAGAACCTGGTGGCCCGCGTCCAGCAGGGCGTCTCCGACCTCTTCCAGCTGCCCGAGGGCTACCAGGTCGTGCTCGGCAACGGCGGCTCGACCGCGTTCTGGGACATCGCGACCTTCGGCCTGATCCGGGAGAAGAGCCAGCACCTGAGCTTCGGCGAATTCTCGTCCAAGTTCGCCAAGGCCGCTCAGCTCGCGCCGCACCTGGGCGACCCGACCGTGATCAAGGCCGACCCAGGCACTCGCCCGGCCGCGGTCGCCGAGGCCGGTGTGGACCTGTACGCGTGGCCGCACAACGAGACCTCCACCGGCGTGATGGCGCCGATCAAGCGCGTCGAAGGCGCTGACGAGGGCGCGCTGGTCGCGATCGACGCCACCTCGGGTGCCGGCGGACTGCCGGTCGACATCAACGAGGTCGACGTCTACTACTTCGCGCCGCAGAAGTGCTTCGCCTCCGACGGCGGCCTGTGGATCGCGCTGATGTCGCCGGCCGCGCTGGCCCGGGTCGAGGAGATCACCGCCTCCGGTCGCTGGATCCCCGCATTCCTGGACCTGGCGACGGCGGTCGACAACTCCAGCAAGAACCAGACGTACAACACCCCGTCGCTGTCCACGCTGTTCCTGATGGCTGAGCAGACCGACTGGATCAACAGCCAGGGCGGCCTGGAGTGGAGCGTCGGCCGTACCACCGACTCCAGCAACCGGCTCTACACCTGGGCCGAGAAGTCCGACTACGCCACCCCGTACGTCGAGGACGCCGACGCCCGCTCGCTGGTGATCGGCACCATCGACCTGGACGACTCGATCGACGCCGCGGCCGTCGCCAAGGTGCTGCGCGCCAACGGCATCGTCGACACCGAGCCCTACCGCAAGCTCGGCCGCAACCAGCTCCGGGTCGCGATGTTCCCGGCCGTCGACCCCGACGACGTCGAGAAGCTCACCCAGGCCATCGACTACACGGTCGAAAAGCTCCGCTGA
- a CDS encoding GNAT family N-acetyltransferase — protein MTSIRPAVAADSPAVTGLAIAAFERYTERIGRPAMPMTLDYAAAVDEHKIWLAEAERPPLGLVLLGFVLLEEQADALLLDVIAVSPDAQGQGVGSSLLAFVEEQARARGYSRIVLYTHEKMTENLAYYPRHGYTETHREEQYGLRRVHFAKPVPPIRSD, from the coding sequence ATGACCTCGATCCGTCCCGCCGTCGCCGCGGACTCGCCGGCCGTGACCGGACTCGCGATCGCCGCCTTCGAGCGGTACACCGAGAGAATCGGCCGACCCGCGATGCCGATGACGCTGGACTACGCTGCCGCGGTCGACGAGCACAAGATCTGGCTCGCCGAAGCCGAGCGCCCGCCGCTCGGATTGGTGCTGCTCGGGTTCGTGCTGCTCGAGGAGCAGGCGGATGCCCTGCTGCTCGACGTCATCGCGGTGTCTCCGGACGCCCAGGGGCAGGGGGTGGGCAGCAGTCTGCTCGCCTTCGTCGAAGAGCAGGCTCGGGCCCGCGGCTACTCGCGGATCGTGCTCTACACCCACGAGAAGATGACCGAGAACCTCGCCTACTACCCTCGCCACGGCTACACCGAGACCCATCGCGAAGAACAGTACGGCCTCCGCCGGGTCCACTTCGCGAAACCGGTCCCGCCGATCAGAAGCGACTAG